In a single window of the Bradyrhizobium erythrophlei genome:
- a CDS encoding CaiB/BaiF CoA transferase family protein, with product MSFTPASKALARFKVLDLTRVRAGPTAARQLADWGADVIKIELPKGLDESDMGGPRHGPDFQNLHRNKRSLTLNLKEPDGIAIFKRMVESADVVIENYRPDVKFRLGIDYETIRSINKRIVYGSISGFGEDGPYRERPGFDQIAQGLGGLMSITGLPGQGPVRVGIPVADLGAGIFCAMGILVALLEREVSGEGQWVQSSLLGAQISLLDFQAARWLIAKDVPGQAGNDHPTSIPTGVFPTSDGHINIAAAGRHIFTRFCQTLGLARLLEDPLFADEASRSKNRLAINQIISDVTRKQSSSELIAKLNKAGVPCGPINRMDEVFADPQVKHLGMAAPVQHGSLGDIEVVNQPVKLSRTPSHIAHPTPEKGEHTEEVLKDYGYDDKAIADFRARKIV from the coding sequence ATGTCTTTTACCCCGGCCTCGAAGGCGCTCGCCCGTTTTAAGGTGCTCGATCTCACGCGGGTGCGGGCGGGGCCGACGGCCGCGCGGCAATTGGCCGACTGGGGCGCCGATGTCATCAAGATCGAACTCCCCAAAGGGCTCGACGAGAGCGACATGGGCGGGCCGCGGCATGGGCCCGATTTCCAGAACCTGCATCGCAACAAGCGCAGCCTGACACTGAATTTAAAAGAGCCCGACGGCATCGCCATCTTCAAACGGATGGTCGAGAGCGCCGACGTCGTGATCGAGAACTACCGGCCGGATGTCAAATTTCGCCTCGGCATCGACTATGAGACGATTCGTTCGATCAACAAGCGCATCGTGTATGGTTCAATTTCCGGTTTTGGCGAGGACGGCCCCTATCGCGAGCGGCCGGGCTTCGACCAGATCGCGCAAGGGCTGGGCGGGCTGATGTCGATCACGGGCCTGCCGGGCCAAGGCCCGGTGCGCGTCGGCATCCCCGTTGCCGATCTCGGCGCCGGCATTTTCTGCGCCATGGGAATTCTGGTCGCGTTGCTGGAGCGCGAGGTGTCCGGTGAGGGTCAGTGGGTGCAGTCATCACTGCTCGGTGCGCAAATCTCACTCTTGGATTTCCAGGCGGCGCGCTGGCTGATCGCCAAGGACGTCCCCGGCCAGGCGGGCAACGACCATCCGACCAGCATTCCGACAGGGGTGTTTCCCACGAGCGACGGCCACATCAATATTGCAGCCGCCGGCAGGCATATCTTCACCCGCTTCTGCCAGACGCTCGGCCTCGCACGCCTGCTCGAAGATCCGCTGTTTGCCGACGAGGCGTCCCGCTCCAAAAATCGGCTCGCCATCAATCAGATCATCTCGGATGTCACCAGGAAGCAGTCGAGCAGCGAATTGATCGCCAAGCTGAACAAGGCCGGCGTGCCCTGCGGCCCGATCAACCGCATGGACGAAGTTTTTGCCGATCCGCAGGTGAAGCATCTCGGCATGGCCGCGCCGGTGCAGCACGGCTCGCTCGGCGACATCGAAGTCGTCAATCAGCCCGTCAAGCTCAGCCGCACCCCAAGCCACATTGCGCATCCGACGCCCGAGAAGGGCGAGCACACCGAGGAAGTTCTGAAAGATTACGGTTACGACGACAAGGCGATCGCCGATTTTCGGGCGCGGAAGATTGTTTGA
- a CDS encoding ABC transporter ATP-binding protein has product MSRLKLSGVSKRYGDFLAVDDIDLELQSGEFVSLLGPSGCGKTTTLRMIAGFVDPTLGTIEMDDRILSSPAGSVPPDRRQMSMIFQSYAIWPNMTVEQNVAFGLELRKIASAEVKRRVGEMLEVVHMNHLADRYPAELSGGQQQRVALARAIVIRPSVLLLDEPLSNLDATLREEMRFEIRRLHDEFHVTTVYVTHDQAEAMVTSDRIAVMNHGRIEQVDHPRALYTKPKTRFVAGFIGRTNFIEGLSDGQAISFDGFALPRAAFERDVPSAGKAVFSVRPHSMRLSDTPPAARDGCTPVGVTVLERAYLGEHWDYLVRPREGTLPLRVTTSPMDDFPVGTTAWLEFEPRQMALIA; this is encoded by the coding sequence TTGAGCAGGCTCAAACTCAGCGGCGTCAGCAAGCGTTATGGCGATTTTCTTGCCGTCGACGACATCGACCTCGAACTGCAGTCCGGAGAATTCGTCTCGCTGCTCGGGCCCTCCGGCTGCGGTAAAACCACGACCTTGCGGATGATCGCCGGCTTCGTCGATCCCACCCTCGGCACCATAGAGATGGACGACCGGATTCTCTCCTCGCCGGCCGGCTCGGTGCCGCCGGACCGGCGCCAGATGTCGATGATCTTTCAGAGCTACGCGATCTGGCCGAACATGACGGTCGAACAGAACGTCGCGTTCGGACTGGAGCTGCGCAAAATCGCGAGCGCCGAGGTCAAGCGGCGCGTCGGCGAGATGCTGGAAGTCGTGCATATGAACCACCTGGCCGACCGCTATCCCGCCGAACTCAGCGGCGGGCAGCAGCAGCGCGTGGCGTTGGCCCGCGCGATCGTGATCCGGCCCTCGGTCCTGCTGCTCGACGAGCCCTTGTCCAACCTGGACGCGACCTTGCGCGAGGAGATGCGGTTTGAAATCAGGCGCCTGCATGACGAATTTCACGTCACCACCGTTTACGTCACGCACGACCAGGCTGAAGCCATGGTGACCTCGGACCGGATCGCGGTCATGAATCACGGTCGCATCGAGCAGGTCGATCACCCGCGCGCGCTGTACACCAAGCCCAAGACGCGCTTCGTGGCCGGCTTCATCGGACGCACCAATTTCATCGAGGGCTTGAGCGACGGGCAGGCAATTTCGTTCGATGGCTTTGCGCTGCCGCGCGCCGCGTTCGAGCGCGACGTGCCCTCGGCGGGAAAGGCCGTGTTTTCGGTCCGGCCGCACAGCATGCGGCTTTCAGACACCCCGCCGGCCGCGCGCGACGGCTGTACCCCGGTCGGAGTTACCGTGCTTGAGCGGGCCTATCTCGGCGAGCACTGGGACTACCTCGTCAGGCCGCGCGAGGGCACCTTGCCGCTGCGGGTCACGACCTCGCCGATGGACGATTTTCCGGTCGGCACCACGGCGTGGCTCGAGTTCGAACCGCGTCAGATGGCGCTGATCGCCTGA